In Ignavibacteria bacterium, a single window of DNA contains:
- a CDS encoding YigZ family protein, translating into MEQDSYITLSHQTKIELKIQRSKFIANAYPLSNPEESSNILNQIRKEYFDARHHPFAYVLFEKGNFRYNDDGEPAGSSGKPIYDAINKHGLKNVLIVVTRYFGGIKLGVGGLKRAYFNAADECLRISDKRQVILTERKIIQFNYSYISAVMKFIETNLITIVENNSTDKVILVCEVRISLLDKFNTELFDITKGTILIY; encoded by the coding sequence TTGGAACAAGATAGTTACATAACCCTATCACATCAAACAAAAATTGAACTAAAAATTCAACGCTCAAAATTTATTGCTAATGCTTATCCTTTAAGTAATCCGGAAGAAAGTTCAAATATATTAAATCAGATACGAAAAGAATATTTTGACGCCAGACACCATCCTTTTGCTTATGTTCTTTTCGAAAAAGGCAATTTCAGATATAATGACGATGGTGAACCTGCAGGCTCTTCGGGAAAACCCATCTATGATGCAATCAACAAACATGGGTTGAAAAACGTCCTTATAGTTGTTACTAGATATTTCGGTGGGATAAAACTCGGAGTCGGAGGGCTGAAAAGAGCTTATTTTAATGCGGCTGATGAATGTCTGAGAATATCGGACAAGAGACAGGTAATTTTGACAGAAAGGAAGATTATTCAATTTAATTACAGCTACATTAGTGCTGTTATGAAATTTATTGAAACGAACTTAATAACTATTGTTGAAAATAACTCAACTGATAAGGTGATTCTTGTTTGCGAAGTAAGAATAAGCTTACTTGATAAATTTAATACCGAATTATTTGATATAACTAAAGGTACAATTTTAATATATTAA
- a CDS encoding oligopeptide transporter, OPT family, whose translation MSEQKKFVPFISAETNLAEFTIRGLIIGLILAVVLGAANAYLGLKAGMTIAATYPAAVLGMAILKVFKGNILEENFVRTVGSIGESVAAGAIFTLPAFFIAGIWDPMNISGANYATATVILIAGGILGIMFVALLRRVMVEDRDLLFPESTAAAEIHKSGQGGGGGSKFLFSAMGLGAVIQFLGQINFFAASWEKFYAFFDKVKIPGTNINAQGGMLVSSPGISPAYMGVGYIIGPKYASLNFSGGLLAWGLLTPIIYYFIYPYISDINFINEWAAMSGKSAETLSNQGFQINQVWRYIVRPIAIGGMLMGALYTLFNMRKSLFAGLKRSVGDVKKAAAGTHHNIERTEKDLPFSYVLIGIIAVAVVTFLITYFVFGTGLAPALASATILIILAFFFAAISGYLVGIIGSSNNPISGLTLTALVTTALILVVIGVDAQHGGVAAVLGVAAIVCVAAAVAGEMLQDLKAGHILGGTPWKMQVGDIIGVVVSGLVMFYVLNLLNQADIAQGIQQNYQGGFGSKNLSAPQAGLMAMLSQGIVGGKMAWSLIIVGLLMGIAFIMMQVKSPMLVSVGMYLPLETTFAIFIGGIIKGILDIMVKKRKLNEAQKVRIENVGILLASGFIAGEALTGLGFAPFKIAEMKIPQIFAEPPLLIGFVILAIIGLILIYIPLRNAGKADEPAPPSSGM comes from the coding sequence ATGTCAGAACAAAAGAAATTTGTTCCGTTTATATCTGCCGAGACAAATCTTGCTGAGTTCACAATTCGCGGATTAATTATCGGTTTGATATTGGCAGTCGTTCTTGGTGCAGCTAACGCATATTTAGGATTAAAAGCGGGTATGACTATAGCCGCTACTTATCCCGCTGCTGTGCTTGGAATGGCAATTTTAAAAGTTTTTAAGGGTAATATACTCGAAGAAAACTTCGTTAGAACTGTTGGTTCTATCGGAGAGTCTGTTGCTGCAGGTGCTATCTTCACATTGCCGGCATTCTTTATAGCGGGTATTTGGGACCCAATGAATATCTCAGGTGCAAATTATGCTACGGCAACTGTAATCTTAATAGCCGGTGGTATTCTTGGTATTATGTTCGTTGCTCTATTAAGAAGGGTTATGGTTGAAGACAGGGATTTGTTATTTCCTGAATCTACAGCAGCTGCTGAAATCCATAAATCTGGACAAGGCGGCGGTGGTGGTTCCAAATTCCTCTTTAGTGCGATGGGACTCGGTGCTGTTATTCAGTTCCTTGGGCAAATCAATTTCTTTGCTGCAAGTTGGGAAAAATTCTACGCCTTCTTCGATAAAGTAAAAATCCCTGGTACAAACATAAACGCTCAGGGTGGAATGCTTGTTAGTTCTCCGGGTATTAGTCCTGCATACATGGGTGTCGGTTATATTATAGGACCTAAATATGCGTCTCTAAACTTTAGCGGTGGTCTTCTCGCTTGGGGTCTTTTAACACCTATAATTTATTATTTCATTTATCCGTATATTAGCGATATCAATTTTATTAATGAGTGGGCTGCTATGTCGGGCAAGAGTGCTGAAACTCTTTCCAATCAGGGTTTCCAGATTAATCAGGTCTGGAGATATATCGTAAGACCTATCGCAATTGGCGGAATGCTTATGGGCGCATTATATACTTTATTCAATATGCGTAAGTCTCTGTTTGCGGGCTTGAAACGTTCTGTAGGTGATGTCAAGAAAGCTGCTGCCGGTACACATCATAACATTGAGAGAACTGAAAAAGATTTACCTTTCTCTTATGTATTAATCGGAATAATTGCTGTTGCAGTAGTAACATTTCTGATTACTTATTTTGTATTTGGTACTGGGTTGGCTCCTGCTTTAGCATCAGCAACAATCCTGATCATATTAGCGTTTTTCTTCGCAGCAATTTCAGGTTATCTGGTTGGTATTATTGGTTCATCTAACAATCCTATAAGCGGTTTGACCTTAACTGCTCTTGTTACAACAGCTTTGATACTCGTTGTTATTGGTGTTGATGCACAGCACGGGGGCGTTGCGGCAGTTCTTGGTGTAGCAGCAATCGTTTGTGTTGCAGCAGCAGTAGCAGGTGAGATGCTTCAGGATTTAAAAGCAGGACATATTCTCGGCGGTACTCCATGGAAAATGCAGGTTGGTGATATCATTGGTGTTGTTGTTTCAGGTCTTGTAATGTTCTATGTTTTAAATCTTTTGAATCAGGCTGATATTGCACAGGGTATTCAGCAAAACTATCAGGGTGGTTTTGGAAGCAAGAATCTTTCAGCTCCACAGGCTGGTCTGATGGCTATGCTTTCGCAGGGTATTGTTGGTGGAAAAATGGCATGGTCATTAATCATAGTTGGTCTGTTAATGGGAATTGCATTCATTATGATGCAGGTGAAAAGCCCGATGCTCGTTTCAGTTGGAATGTACCTACCGCTTGAAACAACCTTTGCAATTTTTATTGGCGGTATTATTAAAGGAATTCTTGATATCATGGTCAAAAAGAGAAAATTAAACGAAGCTCAGAAAGTTAGAATTGAAAATGTAGGTATTCTGCTCGCATCCGGTTTCATTGCAGGTGAAGCTTTGACCGGACTCGGATTTGCTCCGTTTAAGATTGCCGAGATGAAAATTCCTCAGATATTTGCAGAACCGCCTTTATTAATTGGATTTGTTATTCTTGCAATAATAGGATTAATTCTAATTTATATACCTTTAAGAAATGCGGGTAAAGCCGATGAACCGGCTCCTCCAAGCTCAGGGATGTAA
- the rplD gene encoding 50S ribosomal protein L4, with translation MELKVLKINGTDSGEKVNLPDEIFGIEPNTHLIYQAVRTYLSNRRQGTHKTKERKEVRGGGKKPYRQKGTGNARRGTSRSPVMVGGGTIFGPKPHRYYLDIPKKAARLARKSALSLKAKENEITVVEDFNFEKPRTKDMIEVVKSLKLDAVKTLLLVSEKNENLYKSGRNLPKLNVLISDQAATYDLLNNKMLLIQKSAVEKLCKPLLS, from the coding sequence ATGGAACTTAAAGTATTAAAAATAAACGGAACTGACAGCGGTGAAAAAGTCAATCTACCTGATGAAATATTCGGAATTGAACCCAATACACATTTAATTTATCAGGCAGTAAGAACATATTTATCGAACAGAAGACAGGGTACACACAAGACTAAAGAAAGAAAAGAAGTCAGAGGTGGCGGAAAGAAACCATACAGGCAAAAAGGTACCGGTAATGCAAGAAGAGGTACAAGTCGTTCACCAGTAATGGTTGGCGGCGGTACGATATTCGGACCTAAACCTCACAGGTATTACCTTGATATTCCTAAGAAGGCAGCAAGGCTTGCGAGAAAAAGCGCTTTAAGCTTAAAAGCAAAAGAAAATGAAATTACAGTTGTTGAGGATTTCAATTTCGAAAAGCCAAGGACAAAGGATATGATTGAAGTGGTAAAATCATTGAAACTGGACGCGGTTAAGACTCTTTTGTTAGTTTCTGAAAAAAATGAGAATCTGTATAAATCAGGCAGGAATCTTCCAAAGTTAAATGTATTGATTTCGGACCAGGCTGCAACTTATGATTTACTGAACAACAAGATGTTATTAATACAGAAGTCAGCAGTAGAGAAATTATGCAAACCTTTATTATCATAA
- the tuf gene encoding elongation factor Tu: MAKETYDVSKPHVNIGTIGHVDHGKTTLTAAITMCLARKGSAKVKKFDEIDKAPEEKARGITIATAHVEYQTERRHYAHVDCPGHADYVKNMITGAAQMDGAILVVAATDGPMPQTREHILLARQVGVPAMVVFLNKVDAADPELLELVEMEIRELLSKYEFPGDDIPIIRGSALKAMEAGLDDSIGIDDPRFQCIWDLMDAVDSYIPEPPRENDKPFLMSVEDVFSITGRGTVATGRVERGRVKVGDEVELVGLGAHKKTVVTGAEMFNKVLTEAVAGYNCGLLLRGVDKKEIERGMVLAKTGSVTPHTEFEAQVYVLSKEEGGRHTPFSNNYRPQFYFRTTDVTGVVTLPENVQMVMPGDNLDGLKVVLIAPIAMEDKLRFAIREGGRTVGSGVVTKIIK, translated from the coding sequence ATGGCAAAAGAAACATATGACGTGTCGAAACCACACGTTAATATTGGAACCATCGGGCATGTTGACCACGGAAAAACCACGTTAACCGCTGCCATCACAATGTGCTTAGCAAGAAAAGGCTCAGCAAAAGTAAAGAAATTTGATGAAATTGATAAGGCACCTGAAGAAAAGGCGAGAGGTATTACGATTGCAACTGCTCACGTTGAATATCAGACAGAAAGAAGACATTATGCACACGTAGACTGTCCGGGACACGCTGACTACGTAAAAAATATGATTACCGGTGCTGCACAGATGGACGGCGCCATTCTCGTAGTGGCCGCAACAGACGGTCCTATGCCTCAAACAAGAGAGCACATCCTTCTTGCACGTCAGGTTGGTGTTCCAGCAATGGTCGTATTCTTAAACAAAGTTGACGCAGCAGACCCTGAATTACTTGAACTCGTTGAAATGGAAATCAGAGAATTACTTTCAAAGTATGAATTCCCTGGTGACGATATTCCGATAATAAGAGGTTCAGCATTAAAGGCTATGGAGGCCGGTCTTGATGATTCAATAGGTATTGATGATCCGAGATTCCAGTGTATATGGGATTTAATGGATGCAGTTGATTCTTACATTCCTGAGCCGCCGAGAGAAAACGACAAACCGTTCTTAATGTCGGTTGAAGACGTATTCTCAATCACTGGACGCGGAACAGTAGCAACGGGAAGAGTTGAAAGAGGCAGAGTAAAAGTTGGTGATGAAGTTGAATTGGTTGGACTTGGTGCACACAAGAAAACAGTTGTAACTGGTGCTGAAATGTTCAATAAAGTCTTAACCGAAGCAGTAGCAGGATATAACTGCGGACTTCTTTTAAGAGGTGTTGACAAGAAAGAAATCGAAAGAGGAATGGTACTTGCAAAAACAGGATCAGTAACTCCTCACACAGAATTCGAAGCACAGGTTTACGTATTGTCGAAAGAAGAAGGCGGAAGACATACACCTTTTTCAAACAACTACAGACCTCAGTTCTATTTCAGAACGACTGACGTAACAGGGGTTGTAACCTTACCAGAAAATGTACAGATGGTTATGCCGGGAGATAACTTAGACGGATTGAAAGTAGTTCTGATTGCACCGATAGCAATGGAAGATAAATTAAGATTTGCTATCAGAGAAGGCGGCAGAACAGTAGGTTCAGGAGTTGTTACAAAGATAATCAAATAA
- the fusA gene encoding elongation factor G — protein MPRQVPLERTRNIGIMAHIDAGKTTTTERILYYTGRLHRMGEVHEGGATMDWMEQEKERGITITSAATTCSWKNHRINIIDTPGHVDFTAEVERSLRVLDGAVALFCAVGGVEPQSETVWRQADKYGVPRIAFVNKMDRTGADFFHAINMMKDRLKANAVPILLPVGQGDMFKGVIDLITMKARMFNEDTLGSTFEDIEIPSSMTTLANEYRQKLLEAVSDVDDTLLEKFLEGKEITEKEIIRVLREATLQVKIIPVLCGSSFKNKGIQNLLDMIIELLPTPLDLKEITAHHYHKDDQVIRQISDEEKFSALAFKIMTDPYVGKLCFFRVYSGKAEAGSYIYNSVSGKKERLGRILQMHANHREDIKEVYTGDIAAAVGLKHTKTGDTLCTEDDQIILERMTFPEPVIQIAIEPKTKADQDKLGESLSKLSDEDPTFRVSSDEETGQTLISGMGELHLEIIVDRLKREFKVDANVGKPQVAYKETIRKKVTQEHKFVRQSGGKGQFGHVWIDLEPNEKGKGFIFENKIVGGVIPREYIPAVEKGIEEALKNGVLAGYPVEDVKVTLFDGSYHDVDSSEMAFKIAGSMAFKEAARKANPVLLEPIMDVEVVTPEDYMGSVMGDLSSRRGRIEGQSQRSDAQVIRAMVPLSEMFGYATTLRSMTQGRAIYTMQFSHYDEAPKSVSEKIIENYTGSRKK, from the coding sequence ATGCCTAGACAGGTACCTTTAGAAAGAACAAGAAACATTGGTATTATGGCGCACATTGACGCCGGAAAGACAACAACAACAGAAAGAATTTTGTATTATACCGGTAGGCTTCACCGAATGGGCGAAGTTCATGAGGGAGGAGCTACGATGGATTGGATGGAACAGGAAAAGGAAAGAGGTATTACAATAACATCAGCTGCAACAACATGCAGCTGGAAAAATCATAGAATTAATATTATTGATACTCCAGGGCACGTAGACTTTACAGCAGAAGTTGAGCGTTCTTTAAGAGTACTTGACGGCGCAGTTGCATTATTTTGTGCAGTAGGAGGTGTAGAACCGCAGTCAGAGACAGTATGGCGTCAGGCTGATAAATACGGAGTACCAAGAATTGCTTTTGTGAATAAGATGGACAGAACAGGTGCGGATTTCTTTCATGCGATTAATATGATGAAGGACAGACTCAAAGCAAATGCGGTTCCGATACTTTTGCCTGTGGGTCAGGGGGATATGTTTAAGGGCGTTATTGATCTTATTACAATGAAAGCGAGGATGTTTAATGAAGATACATTAGGTTCAACTTTTGAAGATATTGAAATACCATCTTCAATGACAACTCTTGCAAATGAATACAGACAGAAACTTCTTGAAGCGGTTTCTGATGTTGATGATACATTGCTGGAGAAATTTCTTGAAGGGAAAGAAATTACTGAAAAGGAAATAATCAGAGTTTTGAGAGAAGCAACTTTACAGGTTAAGATAATACCTGTACTTTGCGGATCATCGTTTAAAAATAAGGGCATTCAGAATTTACTGGATATGATAATTGAGCTTTTGCCAACTCCTTTAGACTTAAAGGAAATTACTGCTCACCATTATCATAAAGATGACCAGGTGATTAGACAAATATCGGATGAAGAAAAGTTTTCTGCATTAGCATTTAAGATTATGACTGATCCGTATGTAGGAAAGTTATGTTTCTTTAGAGTTTATTCCGGGAAAGCCGAAGCGGGAAGTTATATCTATAATTCTGTTTCGGGAAAGAAGGAAAGACTCGGCAGAATTTTACAGATGCATGCTAATCATAGAGAAGATATAAAAGAAGTATACACGGGTGATATAGCAGCAGCAGTTGGTTTGAAACATACAAAGACAGGTGATACATTGTGCACAGAAGATGACCAGATAATACTCGAGAGAATGACATTTCCAGAGCCTGTTATACAGATTGCTATCGAACCTAAAACAAAGGCTGATCAGGATAAGCTTGGTGAATCACTCTCAAAACTTTCGGATGAGGATCCAACATTCAGAGTTAGTTCTGACGAAGAAACGGGGCAGACGCTGATATCAGGAATGGGTGAACTTCATCTTGAAATAATTGTTGATAGATTAAAGAGAGAGTTTAAAGTAGATGCAAATGTTGGCAAGCCTCAGGTTGCATACAAAGAGACAATAAGGAAGAAAGTTACTCAGGAGCATAAGTTTGTTAGACAATCGGGCGGTAAAGGACAGTTTGGTCACGTATGGATAGATTTAGAACCAAATGAAAAAGGAAAAGGATTTATTTTTGAGAATAAGATAGTAGGAGGTGTAATACCAAGAGAGTACATACCTGCTGTTGAGAAAGGAATTGAAGAAGCACTGAAGAATGGCGTACTAGCAGGTTACCCAGTTGAGGACGTTAAGGTTACATTGTTTGATGGATCATATCATGATGTTGATTCGTCGGAAATGGCGTTTAAGATTGCAGGATCGATGGCTTTCAAAGAAGCAGCAAGGAAAGCAAATCCTGTATTACTTGAACCAATCATGGATGTTGAAGTAGTAACACCTGAGGATTACATGGGCTCGGTAATGGGAGATTTAAGTTCGAGAAGAGGCAGAATTGAAGGACAAAGTCAGAGAAGTGATGCACAGGTAATAAGAGCAATGGTACCACTATCCGAAATGTTCGGGTATGCAACAACATTAAGATCAATGACGCAGGGAAGAGCAATTTACACGATGCAATTCTCTCATTATGATGAAGCACCAAAATCTGTATCTGAAAAGATAATAGAAAATTACACGGGATCAAGAAAGAAATAG
- the rpsG gene encoding 30S ribosomal protein S7: MRRKRAEKRIRIPDFKYNDILVGRFINSIMQDGKKLVAQKILYKAFDIIEEKTKGNPLEVFNKAVNNVMPSIEVRSRRVGGSNYQIPTEVRPDRRIALGIKWLLTYSNARSEKTMAQRLANELMAASVGEGSSVKKKEDVHRMAEANKAFAHFRW; encoded by the coding sequence ATGAGAAGAAAAAGAGCAGAGAAAAGAATCAGAATTCCTGATTTTAAGTATAATGATATACTTGTCGGGAGATTCATAAATTCAATCATGCAGGACGGCAAAAAACTTGTCGCCCAGAAAATATTGTATAAAGCTTTTGATATTATTGAGGAAAAAACGAAAGGAAATCCTCTGGAAGTATTCAATAAAGCAGTAAACAATGTAATGCCTTCAATAGAGGTTCGTTCACGTCGAGTCGGTGGTTCAAACTACCAGATTCCTACTGAAGTTAGACCTGACAGAAGGATTGCACTTGGAATAAAATGGTTATTAACATATTCAAACGCAAGAAGTGAAAAGACAATGGCTCAGAGGCTTGCGAATGAATTAATGGCAGCTTCCGTTGGTGAAGGCAGCTCAGTGAAGAAGAAAGAGGATGTTCACAGGATGGCAGAAGCTAACAAAGCGTTTGCACATTTTAGATGGTAA
- the rpsL gene encoding 30S ribosomal protein S12, translated as MPTLNQLVRKGRKDKVYKSKAPAMDACPQKRGVCTRVYTTTPKKPNSALRKVARVRLTNGIEVTAYIPGEGHNLQEHSIVLIRGGRVKDLPGVRYHIIRGAIDTAGVANRKKSRSKYGAKRVKEAAAK; from the coding sequence TTGCCAACATTAAATCAATTAGTTCGCAAAGGACGTAAGGATAAGGTCTATAAGAGCAAGGCTCCTGCGATGGATGCATGTCCTCAGAAGAGGGGTGTATGCACTCGTGTGTACACGACCACTCCGAAGAAACCGAATTCTGCACTCAGAAAAGTAGCCAGAGTAAGGTTGACGAACGGTATCGAAGTAACTGCTTACATACCGGGTGAGGGTCACAATCTACAGGAACACTCCATAGTATTAATCCGTGGCGGAAGAGTAAAAGACCTTCCGGGCGTTAGGTATCACATCATTCGTGGTGCAATAGATACCGCTGGCGTTGCCAACAGAAAGAAGTCAAGATCAAAATACGGCGCAAAGAGAGTTAAAGAAGCAGCCGCTAAATAA
- the rplW gene encoding 50S ribosomal protein L23 gives MKRIIIRPLITEKNTGLQEMRNQYAFEVGIDANKIEIAGAVEKKFKVRVTNVRTLVMKGKLKSAMTKKGKFSGFRADRKKAIVTLHKEDKIDLIGGNPTE, from the coding sequence ATGAAAAGAATAATAATCAGACCGTTAATAACTGAGAAAAATACAGGTTTACAGGAAATGAGAAACCAGTATGCTTTTGAAGTTGGAATAGATGCAAATAAAATTGAAATAGCCGGTGCTGTTGAGAAGAAGTTCAAAGTACGGGTAACGAATGTAAGAACCTTGGTTATGAAGGGAAAGCTGAAATCAGCTATGACTAAAAAAGGCAAATTCTCAGGATTTAGAGCAGACAGAAAGAAAGCAATTGTTACTTTACACAAGGAAGATAAGATAGATTTAATTGGCGGAAATCCGACAGAATAA
- the rpsJ gene encoding 30S ribosomal protein S10: MATQKIRIKLKSYDHNLLDKWTERIIKTIKQTGAIVSGPIPLPVKKNVYTVLRSPHVDKKSREQFETRSHKRLIDILNSSNKTVDALTKLDPPGGVDIEIKV, from the coding sequence TTGGCAACACAAAAAATCAGGATTAAATTAAAATCTTACGACCACAACCTGCTGGACAAGTGGACTGAAAGAATAATAAAGACAATCAAGCAGACAGGTGCTATTGTAAGCGGACCAATACCTTTACCGGTAAAGAAGAACGTATATACAGTACTAAGATCACCTCATGTAGACAAAAAGTCACGTGAACAGTTTGAAACACGCTCACACAAGAGACTGATTGATATTTTAAATTCTTCCAACAAGACTGTTGATGCTTTGACCAAGCTGGATCCTCCGGGTGGTGTTGACATTGAAATAAAGGTGTAA
- the cdaA gene encoding diadenylate cyclase CdaA, whose product MELFKIGFVPVRLVDVIDLIIVTYIFFKLYKLMRGTIAFQIFISLLLILGVSLLAQILNLQVLSWLLSRLTDIWVIALIILFQPEIRRILIIIGRTRIARLFMRLDMNENVTEVAEACREIQRNNWGALIVVTRATGLQNYVERGERIEARISKELLISIFYPRSPLHDGAVIINNNKIEAARCVLPLSETQFAFNRSIGTRHRAGLGISEQSDALAVIVSEETSRISIAEDGKLQLCKDVEELKEKLKEAMGTTNVANSLKTIFESTKSNRVKDTE is encoded by the coding sequence ATGGAGTTGTTCAAAATCGGTTTTGTACCCGTCAGGTTAGTCGATGTCATTGACCTTATTATAGTGACATACATTTTCTTTAAGCTTTATAAGCTTATGCGCGGTACTATTGCTTTTCAGATATTCATTTCCTTGCTTCTGATTTTAGGTGTTTCACTCCTCGCACAGATTTTGAACCTGCAGGTTCTAAGCTGGTTGTTAAGCAGATTGACTGACATTTGGGTTATTGCTCTTATCATTCTTTTCCAACCCGAAATTAGGAGAATATTGATAATTATCGGAAGAACAAGAATTGCAAGACTTTTCATGCGTCTCGACATGAACGAAAATGTTACAGAGGTAGCTGAGGCTTGCCGTGAAATTCAGCGTAACAATTGGGGAGCTTTGATTGTAGTCACAAGAGCTACGGGTTTGCAGAATTATGTCGAACGAGGTGAAAGAATTGAAGCTAGAATAAGTAAAGAACTGCTTATCTCTATTTTTTATCCGCGTTCACCATTGCACGACGGGGCTGTAATAATTAATAACAATAAGATTGAAGCGGCAAGATGCGTTTTGCCTTTGTCCGAAACACAGTTTGCTTTTAACAGAAGCATAGGAACAAGGCATCGTGCAGGACTTGGGATATCAGAACAATCCGACGCATTGGCAGTAATCGTTTCTGAAGAAACTTCAAGGATATCAATTGCTGAAGACGGTAAACTACAATTATGTAAAGATGTAGAAGAACTTAAGGAAAAACTTAAAGAAGCTATGGGCACTACTAATGTAGCTAATTCGTTGAAAACAATTTTTGAGTCAACAAAATCAAATAGAGTTAAGGATACAGAATAA
- the rplC gene encoding 50S ribosomal protein L3: MLGILGKKIGMTTFFEETGNAVPCTVIEAGPCVVTQIKTKEKDGYEAVKVGFQTKKEKNVNKPQRKGYQDLKIAPPRYVKELRDYPITDLKVGDEIKVDVVFKIGDKVKVTGTSKGKGFQGVMKRHGFGGGVRTHGQSDRQRAPGSIGASSYPSRVWRGQRMAGRMGGDQVTVRNLKVVKIIPDSNLILIKGAVPGANSGLVEIYKN, from the coding sequence ATGTTAGGTATATTAGGAAAAAAAATCGGGATGACAACATTCTTTGAGGAGACCGGTAATGCAGTTCCCTGCACAGTAATTGAAGCCGGTCCTTGCGTTGTGACACAGATAAAGACGAAAGAGAAGGATGGATATGAAGCAGTAAAAGTAGGATTTCAGACAAAGAAAGAAAAGAATGTCAACAAACCTCAAAGAAAAGGTTATCAGGATTTAAAAATAGCACCTCCTCGCTACGTGAAAGAGTTAAGGGATTATCCCATAACAGATTTAAAAGTTGGCGATGAGATAAAAGTAGATGTAGTATTTAAAATCGGCGATAAGGTAAAAGTCACAGGAACCTCAAAAGGCAAGGGATTTCAGGGTGTCATGAAAAGACACGGCTTTGGCGGTGGTGTGAGAACACACGGTCAAAGTGACAGACAGAGAGCGCCCGGATCAATCGGAGCATCATCTTATCCTTCCAGAGTTTGGAGAGGACAGAGAATGGCTGGAAGAATGGGCGGAGATCAAGTAACAGTTCGAAATCTTAAAGTTGTAAAGATAATTCCAGATTCAAACCTTATATTAATTAAAGGCGCTGTACCGGGAGCAAATTCCGGATTAGTTGAAATTTATAAAAATTAA
- a CDS encoding protein-L-isoaspartate(D-aspartate) O-methyltransferase: protein MGFSYYDVKREELIKVLKKSGIRDENVINAFKKVRREYFVTPELKRFAYDNSALPISHNQTISQPYTVAFMTQLLDIKKDSKVLEIGTGSGYQAAILCELGAEVYSIERIEHLYQKAKKVLHDNRYKVRLKCTDGTLGWSEHAPYDGIVVTAGSPELPDTLVKQLAVGGRLIIPIGDRDTQEIWQVIRVKDDKENEHLDIFKHKYFKFVPLIGKEGW, encoded by the coding sequence ATGGGATTTTCTTACTATGACGTAAAGCGCGAAGAGCTGATAAAAGTACTGAAAAAATCGGGTATTAGAGATGAAAATGTTATTAATGCATTTAAGAAAGTGCGCAGAGAATATTTTGTAACTCCTGAACTTAAAAGGTTTGCCTATGACAACAGCGCTTTACCAATAAGTCACAATCAGACAATATCACAACCATATACTGTTGCTTTCATGACTCAACTTCTTGACATTAAAAAAGACAGTAAGGTTCTCGAAATCGGAACTGGTTCGGGATATCAGGCAGCCATTTTATGCGAACTCGGAGCTGAGGTCTATTCAATTGAAAGGATTGAACATCTTTATCAAAAAGCAAAAAAAGTTCTGCATGATAACAGATACAAGGTTAGATTAAAGTGTACAGACGGGACACTTGGCTGGAGTGAGCATGCCCCTTATGACGGTATTGTAGTTACTGCAGGAAGTCCTGAGTTGCCAGATACACTCGTTAAACAGCTTGCTGTGGGCGGGAGACTTATAATTCCGATTGGTGACAGGGATACTCAGGAGATATGGCAGGTAATTCGTGTTAAGGATGATAAAGAGAACGAACACCTTGATATTTTCAAACATAAATACTTTAAGTTCGTGCCATTAATAGGAAAAGAAGGTTGGTAA